GCCGGACCGCCGATAGTGCGCGCGGAGCTGGGTGAGTGCCAGCTCGACCGCTTCCGACCCGGGACCGAGCGATCCGTCGAGGAGCGGCAGGGACGCCAACAGATCCGCCTCGGCGGCATCGAAACGACCGAGGCCGGAGGCCGCACCACCGCGAATCGCCCGCGCGTGCGCGACCCTCCAGTGTTCGGGGCCCCAGTACTCGGCGCGCAGCCGAACGCAGTCGTCGGCGTTCGCGAACGCCGACGTGTGATCGCCACGCAGGAGATCGTTCGTCGCCACGTTGCCGAGAACGATCGCGACCCACACGTGGTCCTCGCCGAGGGCTGCACGGTACGCGCTCAGAGCTTCCTCGAAGAGCGCGGCCGCTTCGTCGTAGCGCCCGGCCTTGCGCAGACAGTTGGCGAGGTTGTTGGCGAAGGTGCCCGTCTGTCGGTGCTGGCTCCCGTAGACCGCCCGCGCGCTCTCGAGGGCGGCGCGGTACAGAGGCTCCGCTTCGTCGAGACGACCCTGGTCCTCCAGGGAGCCGGCCCACTCGTCCCGGACCGACGCGAGCATCGTGTGGTCGTCGTCGAGAACACTGGCGAAACGATCGTGGGCGCGCCGGAACAGGGAATCCGCGGCATCGAAGGCGTCCATGCGTCGGAGGACGGATGCGCGCAGCTGGTAGGTGTTCGCTTCCATCACCGCGCCCGGTCGCGTGCGCTCGACGATCTCGACCGCGGCACGCAGCACCGAGTCGGCGCGTGCGTAGTCCTGACGATTGTAGGTCAGGAAGATGCCGATTCCGCCGAGGGTGGTGATCCGCCGTTGCTCTTCGCCCGCACGCGCGAACAGTCGGTCGGCCTCGAGATAGAGCTCGTACGCGCGATCCATCCGTTGGCGCGCCTCGAGAGACTTGGCCAGGTAGAAGCGCGCGCGGGCAGCCGCGATGGTGTCGGCGCGCGCGTCCGCGCGGACGATCGTCGACTCGAGGACCGACACGGCGTCGGCCTCGCGCCCGGATTCGTAGAGCAGGTGGCCGTAGTCGACGGATCGCTCGAGGTCGCCGTCGGCGCCGAGGGCGAGGGCACGGGTGAGATGACGCTCTGCGGCGTCGAATTCGTCCAGGTTCGCGTAGGCCCGGCCGAGCGTGTGGTGGAGGGTGGCGGCCACTTCGGGACGCGCCGAGAGATCGACGTCGATACGCTCCGCGGCATCGCGCAACAACCGACGCATGAGGGTGGTGTCGTCCCCGCGTGCCACGGAGGGCTCGATCGACGCGAACATGTCCTGGAGGAAGCGGGACACCGACTCGGCCGTCTCGCGTTCGGTCTCGGCGGCGACCTGAGCCCGCTGCGCGCGCACGAACAGGGCCGTGCTGATACCGGTGGCGACGATCAGTGCGACGGCCACCGCCGTCGCCGCGCCCACGGCCACCGCATTGCGCCGGAGGAACATGCGGGTGCGGTAGGCCAGGGAATCGGGGCGGGCGCGGACGGGCCGACCCTCGAGGTGCCGTCGCAGGTCCTCGGCGAGTTCGTCGACGGATCCGTAGCGCCGCGCGGTTTCCTTGCGCAGGGCCATCAGCACGATCGAATCCAGGTCGCCGCGCAGGCCGCGCCGCAGGTCCTCCGTCCGCACGCCGGACACGACGGCGTCCCGGGTGGCAGCTCGCGACACGGCCATGCTCGGCGGCGGGGGCTCCATGCGCAGGACGCCTCGCTCGATGTCCTCGAGCTCCCCCGTCTCGTTCGCGTAGGGCGAGAGCCCGGTGAGCAGTTCGTAGAGCACCACGCCGAGCGAGTACACGTCGCTGGCCGTGGTCACGGGTTCGCCGCGCATCTGCTCCGGGCTGCCGTAGCGCGGCGAGAGCAGACGGACGTGCGTTGCCGTCATCCGTGAATCGAGGTCGTCGGGATCGAGGACCTTCGCGATCCCGAAGTCCAGGAGCTTCACCGTGCCGTCGTCGGTGACGAAGATGTTGCTCGGCTTCAGGTCGCGGTGCACCACGA
The sequence above is a segment of the Candidatus Krumholzibacteriia bacterium genome. Coding sequences within it:
- a CDS encoding tetratricopeptide repeat protein, with the translated sequence MPDRQRPSAASIFEAALDLPASERAAFVAEACAGDTDLEAEVRALLAADAVAEGFLDSPPALESALHASAADDASNSDIGRRIGPYRIDAMIGRGGMGTVFLARRLDGDFEQRVAIKIIRRGMDTEDLLARFRRERRLLARLEHPHIARLVDGGSTEDRRPWLAMEFVEGRPIDAYCDDRRVGPRTRIELFLSVCAAVQHAHRNLVVHRDLKPSNIFVTDDGTVKLLDFGIAKVLDPDDLDSRMTATHVRLLSPRYGSPEQMRGEPVTTASDVYSLGVVLYELLTGLSPYANETGELEDIERGVLRMEPPPPSMAVSRAATRDAVVSGVRTEDLRRGLRGDLDSIVLMALRKETARRYGSVDELAEDLRRHLEGRPVRARPDSLAYRTRMFLRRNAVAVGAATAVAVALIVATGISTALFVRAQRAQVAAETERETAESVSRFLQDMFASIEPSVARGDDTTLMRRLLRDAAERIDVDLSARPEVAATLHHTLGRAYANLDEFDAAERHLTRALALGADGDLERSVDYGHLLYESGREADAVSVLESTIVRADARADTIAAARARFYLAKSLEARQRMDRAYELYLEADRLFARAGEEQRRITTLGGIGIFLTYNRQDYARADSVLRAAVEIVERTRPGAVMEANTYQLRASVLRRMDAFDAADSLFRRAHDRFASVLDDDHTMLASVRDEWAGSLEDQGRLDEAEPLYRAALESARAVYGSQHRQTGTFANNLANCLRKAGRYDEAAALFEEALSAYRAALGEDHVWVAIVLGNVATNDLLRGDHTSAFANADDCVRLRAEYWGPEHWRVAHARAIRGGAASGLGRFDAAEADLLASLPLLDGSLGPGSEAVELALTQLRAHYRRSGRTPPPELASRW